One region of Corvus moneduloides isolate bCorMon1 chromosome 15, bCorMon1.pri, whole genome shotgun sequence genomic DNA includes:
- the ABLIM3 gene encoding actin-binding LIM protein 3 isoform X1, producing MEHGRSPRTLLPCAVPGSGVSLPPSPSPAGTSRASSAAQRMEKVEQVPYQQNPYTPGSGSSVIQCYRCGDTCKGEVVRVQSNHFHIRCFTCQVCGCDLAQSGFFFKNQEYICTHDYQQLYGTRCDSCGDFITGEVISALGRTYHPKCFVCSTCRKPFPIGDKVTFSGKDCVCQNCSHSLLSTKPIKIHGPSHCAGCKEEIKQGQSLLALEKQWHVSCFKCQTCGIILTGEYISKDGIPYCESDYHAQFGIKCETCDRYISGRVLEAGGKHYHPTCARCVRCHQMFTEGEEMYLTGSEVWHPICKQAARAEKKLKHRRTSETSISPPGSSIGSPNRVICAKVDNEILNYKDLAALPKIKAIYEVQRPDLISYEPYHRYTSDETLERYSYGESLGTLSPYSQDIFESFDTRQRRASSPGYIDSPTYSRQGMSPTIPRSPHHFYRSGTESGRSSPYYSQLDVRSSTPTSYQAPKHFHIPAAGESNIYRKPPIYKRHDNPSAATKSKTSEDIAQSSKYSPAYSPDPYYHSESEYWSFQGSPKAPRARRFSSGGEEDGYDRGMHKIQSGIGRLILREEMKARSNSYADPWTPPRSSASSREALHTAGYEGSLNGSPRTHYLADSDPLISKSASLPAYRRNGLHRPPSAELFHYDSTNAVNWGMREYKIYPYELLLVKTRGRNQLPKDVDRTRLEAGDALRPPAWPWKVPSSGPASHVSSEAPVPGGILPDLRDDHGRVRPPGAVEEERAEEAGPAVLNAVHYKYIHTYKYIHREISIWQLCMILGAVRGTGALSAPLRVNWSLADHWMLCVSFPSPDCCIDSWVLPRLGVCHCCPTGTQGQGEDFPAAATVPGAGREQGLGWEVG from the exons TTCCCTATCAGCAAAACCCCTACACCCCTGGGAGCGGCTCCTCTGTCATCCAGTGCTACCGCTGTGGGGACACCTGCAAGGGCGAGGTCGTGCGTGTGCAGAGCAACCACTTCCACATCCGCTGCTTCACCTGCCAAG TGTGTGGCTGCGACCTGGCCCAGTCGGGTTTCTTCTTTAAGAACCAGGAGTACATCTGCACCCACGACTACCAGCAGCTCTACGGGACCCGCTGTGACAGCTGTGGGGACTTCATCACCGGCGAGGTcatctctgccctgggcaggacCTACCACCCCAAGTGCTTTgtctgcagcacctgcag GAAGCCGTTCCCCATCGGAGACAAGGTCACGTTCAGCGGGAAGGACTGCGTCTGCCAGAACTGCTCCCACTCCCTCCTCAGCACCAAGCCCATCAAGATCCACGGGCCCAGCC ACTGCGCCGGCTGCAAGGAGGAGATCAAGCAGGGCCAGTCCCTGCTGGCCCTGGAGAAGCAGTGGCACGTCAGCTGCTTCAAGTGCCAAACGTGCGGCATCATCCTCACCGGCGAGTACATCAGCAA GGATGGCATCCCGTACTGCGAGTCCGACTACCACGCCCAGTTCGGCATCAAGTGCGAGACCTGTGACCGCTACATCAGCGGCCGTGTCCTGGAG gcaggagggaagcaCTACCACCCCACCTGTGCCAGATGTGTGCGCTGCCACCAGATGTtcacagagggagaggagatgtACCTGACAG GCTCTGAAGTGTGGCACCCCATCTGCAagcaggcagccagagcagagaagaagctgaag CACAGGAGGACGTCGGAAACCTCAATCTCCCCCCCTGGCTCCAGCATCGGCTCCCCAAACCGTGTCATCTGC GCTAAAGTGGATAATGAGATCCTTAATTACAAAGACCTGGCAGCTCTTCCCAAGATTAAAGCCATCTATGAAGTGCAGCGTCCTGACCTCATTTCCTACGAGCCCTATCACAGATACACGTCGGATGAGACGCTGGAGAGATATAGCTATGGGGAG tcCCTGGGGACCCTCTCCCCATACTCACAG GACATCTTCGAGAGCTTTGACACGCGGCAGAGACGAGCCTCCAGCCCCGGCTACATCGACTCCCCCACCTACAGCCGCCAGGGCATGTCCCCCACCATCCCCAGGTCCCCCCACCATTTCTATCGCTCAG GCACCGAGAGCGGGCGCAGCTCCCCCTACTATAGCCAGTTAGATGTGAGGTCCTCCACTCCAACCTCATACCAAGCGCCCAAGCATTTCCACATCCCAG CTGCTGGCGAGAGTAACATCTACAGGAAGCCCCCCATCTACAAGCGCCACG ACAACCCCTCCGCAGCCACGAAAAGCAAAACCAGCGAGGACATCGCGCAGTCATCCAAGTACAGCCCTGCCTACTCCCCGGACCCCTACTACCACTCCGAGTCGGAGTACTGGTCCTTCCAAGGCTCACCCAAAG CTCCCCGGGCCCGGAGGTTCTCGTCAGGTGGTGAAGAGGATGGGTACGACCGGGGCATGCACAAG ATCCAGAGTGGCATCGGGAGGCTGatcctgagggaggagatgaaGGCTCGCTCCAACTCCTACGCAGACCCCTGGACACCCCCTcgcagctcagccagcagcagagaggccctgcacACCGCGGGCTACGAGGGCTCCCTCAACGGCT CTCCCCGAACCCACTACCTGGCTGACAGCG ATCCCCTCATTTCTAAGTCGGCCTCCCTCCCTGCCTACAGGAGGAATGGGCTGCACAGG CCTCCCAGCGCGGAGCTTTTCCACTACGACAGCACCAATGCCGTCAACTGGGGGATGCGAG agTACAAG ATTTACCCCTACGAGCTGCTCCTGGTGAAGACGAGGGGGAGGAACCAGCTGCCCAAAGATGTGGACAGGACTCGGTTAGAG gcaggggatgCCCTCAGACCCCCAGCTTGGCCCTGGAaggtgcccagctctggcccAGCCTCCCATGTCTCCTCAGAGGCACCTGTCCCAGGAGGAATTCTACCAGATCTTCGGGATGACCATGGCCGAGTTCGACCGCCTGGCGCTGTGGAAGAGGAACGAGCTGAAGAAGCAGGCCCGGCTGTTTTAAACGCAGTGCactataaatatatacatacctataaatatatacatagaGAGATCTCTATATGGCAGCTCTGTATGATTCTCGGGGCTGTACGGGGCACAGGGGCCCTCTCTGCACCCCTGAGAGTGAATTGGAGTCTCGCAGATCATTGGATGCtctgtgtttcctttccttctcctgatTGCTGTATCGATTCCTGGGTTCTCCCCAGACTTGGTGTCTGTCACTGCTGCCCCACAGGGACacaagggcagggagaggattttcctgctgcagccacggtgcctggggcaggcagagagcagggtttgggatgggaggTGGGATAG
- the ABLIM3 gene encoding actin-binding LIM protein 3 isoform X10: MEHGRSPRTLLPCAVPGSGVSLPPSPSPAGTSRASSAAQRMEKVEQVPYQQNPYTPGSGSSVIQCYRCGDTCKGEVVRVQSNHFHIRCFTCQVCGCDLAQSGFFFKNQEYICTHDYQQLYGTRCDSCGDFITGEVISALGRTYHPKCFVCSTCRKPFPIGDKVTFSGKDCVCQNCSHSLLSTKPIKIHGPSHCAGCKEEIKQGQSLLALEKQWHVSCFKCQTCGIILTGEYISKDGIPYCESDYHAQFGIKCETCDRYISGRVLEAGGKHYHPTCARCVRCHQMFTEGEEMYLTGSEVWHPICKQAARAEKKLKHRRTSETSISPPGSSIGSPNRVICAKVDNEILNYKDLAALPKIKAIYEVQRPDLISYEPYHRYTSDETLERYSYGESLGTLSPYSQDIFESFDTRQRRASSPGYIDSPTYSRQGMSPTIPRSPHHFYRSAAGESNIYRKPPIYKRHDNPSAATKSKTSEDIAQSSKYSPAYSPDPYYHSESEYWSFQGSPKAPRARRFSSGGEEDGYDRGMHKIQSGIGRLILREEMKARSNSYADPWTPPRSSASSREALHTAGYEGSLNGSPRTHYLADSDPLISKSASLPAYRRNGLHRPPSAELFHYDSTNAVNWGMREYKIYPYELLLVKTRGRNQLPKDVDRTRLERHLSQEEFYQIFGMTMAEFDRLALWKRNELKKQARLF; the protein is encoded by the exons TTCCCTATCAGCAAAACCCCTACACCCCTGGGAGCGGCTCCTCTGTCATCCAGTGCTACCGCTGTGGGGACACCTGCAAGGGCGAGGTCGTGCGTGTGCAGAGCAACCACTTCCACATCCGCTGCTTCACCTGCCAAG TGTGTGGCTGCGACCTGGCCCAGTCGGGTTTCTTCTTTAAGAACCAGGAGTACATCTGCACCCACGACTACCAGCAGCTCTACGGGACCCGCTGTGACAGCTGTGGGGACTTCATCACCGGCGAGGTcatctctgccctgggcaggacCTACCACCCCAAGTGCTTTgtctgcagcacctgcag GAAGCCGTTCCCCATCGGAGACAAGGTCACGTTCAGCGGGAAGGACTGCGTCTGCCAGAACTGCTCCCACTCCCTCCTCAGCACCAAGCCCATCAAGATCCACGGGCCCAGCC ACTGCGCCGGCTGCAAGGAGGAGATCAAGCAGGGCCAGTCCCTGCTGGCCCTGGAGAAGCAGTGGCACGTCAGCTGCTTCAAGTGCCAAACGTGCGGCATCATCCTCACCGGCGAGTACATCAGCAA GGATGGCATCCCGTACTGCGAGTCCGACTACCACGCCCAGTTCGGCATCAAGTGCGAGACCTGTGACCGCTACATCAGCGGCCGTGTCCTGGAG gcaggagggaagcaCTACCACCCCACCTGTGCCAGATGTGTGCGCTGCCACCAGATGTtcacagagggagaggagatgtACCTGACAG GCTCTGAAGTGTGGCACCCCATCTGCAagcaggcagccagagcagagaagaagctgaag CACAGGAGGACGTCGGAAACCTCAATCTCCCCCCCTGGCTCCAGCATCGGCTCCCCAAACCGTGTCATCTGC GCTAAAGTGGATAATGAGATCCTTAATTACAAAGACCTGGCAGCTCTTCCCAAGATTAAAGCCATCTATGAAGTGCAGCGTCCTGACCTCATTTCCTACGAGCCCTATCACAGATACACGTCGGATGAGACGCTGGAGAGATATAGCTATGGGGAG tcCCTGGGGACCCTCTCCCCATACTCACAG GACATCTTCGAGAGCTTTGACACGCGGCAGAGACGAGCCTCCAGCCCCGGCTACATCGACTCCCCCACCTACAGCCGCCAGGGCATGTCCCCCACCATCCCCAGGTCCCCCCACCATTTCTATCGCTCAG CTGCTGGCGAGAGTAACATCTACAGGAAGCCCCCCATCTACAAGCGCCACG ACAACCCCTCCGCAGCCACGAAAAGCAAAACCAGCGAGGACATCGCGCAGTCATCCAAGTACAGCCCTGCCTACTCCCCGGACCCCTACTACCACTCCGAGTCGGAGTACTGGTCCTTCCAAGGCTCACCCAAAG CTCCCCGGGCCCGGAGGTTCTCGTCAGGTGGTGAAGAGGATGGGTACGACCGGGGCATGCACAAG ATCCAGAGTGGCATCGGGAGGCTGatcctgagggaggagatgaaGGCTCGCTCCAACTCCTACGCAGACCCCTGGACACCCCCTcgcagctcagccagcagcagagaggccctgcacACCGCGGGCTACGAGGGCTCCCTCAACGGCT CTCCCCGAACCCACTACCTGGCTGACAGCG ATCCCCTCATTTCTAAGTCGGCCTCCCTCCCTGCCTACAGGAGGAATGGGCTGCACAGG CCTCCCAGCGCGGAGCTTTTCCACTACGACAGCACCAATGCCGTCAACTGGGGGATGCGAG agTACAAG ATTTACCCCTACGAGCTGCTCCTGGTGAAGACGAGGGGGAGGAACCAGCTGCCCAAAGATGTGGACAGGACTCGGTTAGAG AGGCACCTGTCCCAGGAGGAATTCTACCAGATCTTCGGGATGACCATGGCCGAGTTCGACCGCCTGGCGCTGTGGAAGAGGAACGAGCTGAAGAAGCAGGCCCGGCTGTTTTAA
- the ABLIM3 gene encoding actin-binding LIM protein 3 isoform X12, which translates to MEHGRSPRTLLPCAVPGSGVSLPPSPSPAGTSRASSAAQRMEKVEQVPYQQNPYTPGSGSSVIQCYRCGDTCKGEVVRVQSNHFHIRCFTCQVCGCDLAQSGFFFKNQEYICTHDYQQLYGTRCDSCGDFITGEVISALGRTYHPKCFVCSTCRKPFPIGDKVTFSGKDCVCQNCSHSLLSTKPIKIHGPSHCAGCKEEIKQGQSLLALEKQWHVSCFKCQTCGIILTGEYISKDGIPYCESDYHAQFGIKCETCDRYISGRVLEAGGKHYHPTCARCVRCHQMFTEGEEMYLTGSEVWHPICKQAARAEKKLKHRRTSETSISPPGSSIGSPNRVICDIFESFDTRQRRASSPGYIDSPTYSRQGMSPTIPRSPHHFYRSAAGESNIYRKPPIYKRHDNPSAATKSKTSEDIAQSSKYSPAYSPDPYYHSESEYWSFQGSPKAPRARRFSSGGEEDGYDRGMHKIQSGIGRLILREEMKARSNSYADPWTPPRSSASSREALHTAGYEGSLNGSPRTHYLADSDPLISKSASLPAYRRNGLHRPPSAELFHYDSTNAVNWGMREYKIYPYELLLVKTRGRNQLPKDVDRTRLERHLSQEEFYQIFGMTMAEFDRLALWKRNELKKQARLF; encoded by the exons TTCCCTATCAGCAAAACCCCTACACCCCTGGGAGCGGCTCCTCTGTCATCCAGTGCTACCGCTGTGGGGACACCTGCAAGGGCGAGGTCGTGCGTGTGCAGAGCAACCACTTCCACATCCGCTGCTTCACCTGCCAAG TGTGTGGCTGCGACCTGGCCCAGTCGGGTTTCTTCTTTAAGAACCAGGAGTACATCTGCACCCACGACTACCAGCAGCTCTACGGGACCCGCTGTGACAGCTGTGGGGACTTCATCACCGGCGAGGTcatctctgccctgggcaggacCTACCACCCCAAGTGCTTTgtctgcagcacctgcag GAAGCCGTTCCCCATCGGAGACAAGGTCACGTTCAGCGGGAAGGACTGCGTCTGCCAGAACTGCTCCCACTCCCTCCTCAGCACCAAGCCCATCAAGATCCACGGGCCCAGCC ACTGCGCCGGCTGCAAGGAGGAGATCAAGCAGGGCCAGTCCCTGCTGGCCCTGGAGAAGCAGTGGCACGTCAGCTGCTTCAAGTGCCAAACGTGCGGCATCATCCTCACCGGCGAGTACATCAGCAA GGATGGCATCCCGTACTGCGAGTCCGACTACCACGCCCAGTTCGGCATCAAGTGCGAGACCTGTGACCGCTACATCAGCGGCCGTGTCCTGGAG gcaggagggaagcaCTACCACCCCACCTGTGCCAGATGTGTGCGCTGCCACCAGATGTtcacagagggagaggagatgtACCTGACAG GCTCTGAAGTGTGGCACCCCATCTGCAagcaggcagccagagcagagaagaagctgaag CACAGGAGGACGTCGGAAACCTCAATCTCCCCCCCTGGCTCCAGCATCGGCTCCCCAAACCGTGTCATCTGC GACATCTTCGAGAGCTTTGACACGCGGCAGAGACGAGCCTCCAGCCCCGGCTACATCGACTCCCCCACCTACAGCCGCCAGGGCATGTCCCCCACCATCCCCAGGTCCCCCCACCATTTCTATCGCTCAG CTGCTGGCGAGAGTAACATCTACAGGAAGCCCCCCATCTACAAGCGCCACG ACAACCCCTCCGCAGCCACGAAAAGCAAAACCAGCGAGGACATCGCGCAGTCATCCAAGTACAGCCCTGCCTACTCCCCGGACCCCTACTACCACTCCGAGTCGGAGTACTGGTCCTTCCAAGGCTCACCCAAAG CTCCCCGGGCCCGGAGGTTCTCGTCAGGTGGTGAAGAGGATGGGTACGACCGGGGCATGCACAAG ATCCAGAGTGGCATCGGGAGGCTGatcctgagggaggagatgaaGGCTCGCTCCAACTCCTACGCAGACCCCTGGACACCCCCTcgcagctcagccagcagcagagaggccctgcacACCGCGGGCTACGAGGGCTCCCTCAACGGCT CTCCCCGAACCCACTACCTGGCTGACAGCG ATCCCCTCATTTCTAAGTCGGCCTCCCTCCCTGCCTACAGGAGGAATGGGCTGCACAGG CCTCCCAGCGCGGAGCTTTTCCACTACGACAGCACCAATGCCGTCAACTGGGGGATGCGAG agTACAAG ATTTACCCCTACGAGCTGCTCCTGGTGAAGACGAGGGGGAGGAACCAGCTGCCCAAAGATGTGGACAGGACTCGGTTAGAG AGGCACCTGTCCCAGGAGGAATTCTACCAGATCTTCGGGATGACCATGGCCGAGTTCGACCGCCTGGCGCTGTGGAAGAGGAACGAGCTGAAGAAGCAGGCCCGGCTGTTTTAA
- the ABLIM3 gene encoding actin-binding LIM protein 3 isoform X11: MEHGRSPRTLLPCAVPGSGVSLPPSPSPAGTSRASSAAQRMEKVEQVPYQQNPYTPGSGSSVIQCYRCGDTCKGEVVRVQSNHFHIRCFTCQVCGCDLAQSGFFFKNQEYICTHDYQQLYGTRCDSCGDFITGEVISALGRTYHPKCFVCSTCRKPFPIGDKVTFSGKDCVCQNCSHSLLSTKPIKIHGPSHCAGCKEEIKQGQSLLALEKQWHVSCFKCQTCGIILTGEYISKDGIPYCESDYHAQFGIKCETCDRYISGRVLEAGGKHYHPTCARCVRCHQMFTEGEEMYLTGSEVWHPICKQAARAEKKLKHRRTSETSISPPGSSIGSPNRVICDIFESFDTRQRRASSPGYIDSPTYSRQGMSPTIPRSPHHFYRSGTESGRSSPYYSQLDVRSSTPTSYQAPKHFHIPAAGESNIYRKPPIYKRHDNPSAATKSKTSEDIAQSSKYSPAYSPDPYYHSESEYWSFQGSPKAPRARRFSSGGEEDGYDRGMHKIQSGIGRLILREEMKARSNSYADPWTPPRSSASSREALHTAGYEGSLNGSPRTHYLADSDPLISKSASLPAYRRNGLHRPPSAELFHYDSTNAVNWGMREYKIYPYELLLVKTRGRNQLPKDVDRTRLERHLSQEEFYQIFGMTMAEFDRLALWKRNELKKQARLF; encoded by the exons TTCCCTATCAGCAAAACCCCTACACCCCTGGGAGCGGCTCCTCTGTCATCCAGTGCTACCGCTGTGGGGACACCTGCAAGGGCGAGGTCGTGCGTGTGCAGAGCAACCACTTCCACATCCGCTGCTTCACCTGCCAAG TGTGTGGCTGCGACCTGGCCCAGTCGGGTTTCTTCTTTAAGAACCAGGAGTACATCTGCACCCACGACTACCAGCAGCTCTACGGGACCCGCTGTGACAGCTGTGGGGACTTCATCACCGGCGAGGTcatctctgccctgggcaggacCTACCACCCCAAGTGCTTTgtctgcagcacctgcag GAAGCCGTTCCCCATCGGAGACAAGGTCACGTTCAGCGGGAAGGACTGCGTCTGCCAGAACTGCTCCCACTCCCTCCTCAGCACCAAGCCCATCAAGATCCACGGGCCCAGCC ACTGCGCCGGCTGCAAGGAGGAGATCAAGCAGGGCCAGTCCCTGCTGGCCCTGGAGAAGCAGTGGCACGTCAGCTGCTTCAAGTGCCAAACGTGCGGCATCATCCTCACCGGCGAGTACATCAGCAA GGATGGCATCCCGTACTGCGAGTCCGACTACCACGCCCAGTTCGGCATCAAGTGCGAGACCTGTGACCGCTACATCAGCGGCCGTGTCCTGGAG gcaggagggaagcaCTACCACCCCACCTGTGCCAGATGTGTGCGCTGCCACCAGATGTtcacagagggagaggagatgtACCTGACAG GCTCTGAAGTGTGGCACCCCATCTGCAagcaggcagccagagcagagaagaagctgaag CACAGGAGGACGTCGGAAACCTCAATCTCCCCCCCTGGCTCCAGCATCGGCTCCCCAAACCGTGTCATCTGC GACATCTTCGAGAGCTTTGACACGCGGCAGAGACGAGCCTCCAGCCCCGGCTACATCGACTCCCCCACCTACAGCCGCCAGGGCATGTCCCCCACCATCCCCAGGTCCCCCCACCATTTCTATCGCTCAG GCACCGAGAGCGGGCGCAGCTCCCCCTACTATAGCCAGTTAGATGTGAGGTCCTCCACTCCAACCTCATACCAAGCGCCCAAGCATTTCCACATCCCAG CTGCTGGCGAGAGTAACATCTACAGGAAGCCCCCCATCTACAAGCGCCACG ACAACCCCTCCGCAGCCACGAAAAGCAAAACCAGCGAGGACATCGCGCAGTCATCCAAGTACAGCCCTGCCTACTCCCCGGACCCCTACTACCACTCCGAGTCGGAGTACTGGTCCTTCCAAGGCTCACCCAAAG CTCCCCGGGCCCGGAGGTTCTCGTCAGGTGGTGAAGAGGATGGGTACGACCGGGGCATGCACAAG ATCCAGAGTGGCATCGGGAGGCTGatcctgagggaggagatgaaGGCTCGCTCCAACTCCTACGCAGACCCCTGGACACCCCCTcgcagctcagccagcagcagagaggccctgcacACCGCGGGCTACGAGGGCTCCCTCAACGGCT CTCCCCGAACCCACTACCTGGCTGACAGCG ATCCCCTCATTTCTAAGTCGGCCTCCCTCCCTGCCTACAGGAGGAATGGGCTGCACAGG CCTCCCAGCGCGGAGCTTTTCCACTACGACAGCACCAATGCCGTCAACTGGGGGATGCGAG agTACAAG ATTTACCCCTACGAGCTGCTCCTGGTGAAGACGAGGGGGAGGAACCAGCTGCCCAAAGATGTGGACAGGACTCGGTTAGAG AGGCACCTGTCCCAGGAGGAATTCTACCAGATCTTCGGGATGACCATGGCCGAGTTCGACCGCCTGGCGCTGTGGAAGAGGAACGAGCTGAAGAAGCAGGCCCGGCTGTTTTAA
- the ABLIM3 gene encoding actin-binding LIM protein 3 isoform X9, whose protein sequence is MEHGRSPRTLLPCAVPGSGVSLPPSPSPAGTSRASSAAQRMEKVEQVPYQQNPYTPGSGSSVIQCYRCGDTCKGEVVRVQSNHFHIRCFTCQVCGCDLAQSGFFFKNQEYICTHDYQQLYGTRCDSCGDFITGEVISALGRTYHPKCFVCSTCRKPFPIGDKVTFSGKDCVCQNCSHSLLSTKPIKIHGPSHCAGCKEEIKQGQSLLALEKQWHVSCFKCQTCGIILTGEYISKDGIPYCESDYHAQFGIKCETCDRYISGRVLEAGGKHYHPTCARCVRCHQMFTEGEEMYLTGSEVWHPICKQAARAEKKLKHRRTSETSISPPGSSIGSPNRVICAKVDNEILNYKDLAALPKIKAIYEVQRPDLISYEPYHRYTSDETLERYSYGESLGTLSPYSQDIFESFDTRQRRASSPGYIDSPTYSRQGMSPTIPRSPHHFYRSGTESGRSSPYYSQLDVRSSTPTSYQAPKHFHIPAAGESNIYRKPPIYKRHATKSKTSEDIAQSSKYSPAYSPDPYYHSESEYWSFQGSPKAPRARRFSSGGEEDGYDRGMHKIQSGIGRLILREEMKARSNSYADPWTPPRSSASSREALHTAGYEGSLNGSPRTHYLADSDPLISKSASLPAYRRNGLHRPPSAELFHYDSTNAVNWGMREYKIYPYELLLVKTRGRNQLPKDVDRTRLERHLSQEEFYQIFGMTMAEFDRLALWKRNELKKQARLF, encoded by the exons TTCCCTATCAGCAAAACCCCTACACCCCTGGGAGCGGCTCCTCTGTCATCCAGTGCTACCGCTGTGGGGACACCTGCAAGGGCGAGGTCGTGCGTGTGCAGAGCAACCACTTCCACATCCGCTGCTTCACCTGCCAAG TGTGTGGCTGCGACCTGGCCCAGTCGGGTTTCTTCTTTAAGAACCAGGAGTACATCTGCACCCACGACTACCAGCAGCTCTACGGGACCCGCTGTGACAGCTGTGGGGACTTCATCACCGGCGAGGTcatctctgccctgggcaggacCTACCACCCCAAGTGCTTTgtctgcagcacctgcag GAAGCCGTTCCCCATCGGAGACAAGGTCACGTTCAGCGGGAAGGACTGCGTCTGCCAGAACTGCTCCCACTCCCTCCTCAGCACCAAGCCCATCAAGATCCACGGGCCCAGCC ACTGCGCCGGCTGCAAGGAGGAGATCAAGCAGGGCCAGTCCCTGCTGGCCCTGGAGAAGCAGTGGCACGTCAGCTGCTTCAAGTGCCAAACGTGCGGCATCATCCTCACCGGCGAGTACATCAGCAA GGATGGCATCCCGTACTGCGAGTCCGACTACCACGCCCAGTTCGGCATCAAGTGCGAGACCTGTGACCGCTACATCAGCGGCCGTGTCCTGGAG gcaggagggaagcaCTACCACCCCACCTGTGCCAGATGTGTGCGCTGCCACCAGATGTtcacagagggagaggagatgtACCTGACAG GCTCTGAAGTGTGGCACCCCATCTGCAagcaggcagccagagcagagaagaagctgaag CACAGGAGGACGTCGGAAACCTCAATCTCCCCCCCTGGCTCCAGCATCGGCTCCCCAAACCGTGTCATCTGC GCTAAAGTGGATAATGAGATCCTTAATTACAAAGACCTGGCAGCTCTTCCCAAGATTAAAGCCATCTATGAAGTGCAGCGTCCTGACCTCATTTCCTACGAGCCCTATCACAGATACACGTCGGATGAGACGCTGGAGAGATATAGCTATGGGGAG tcCCTGGGGACCCTCTCCCCATACTCACAG GACATCTTCGAGAGCTTTGACACGCGGCAGAGACGAGCCTCCAGCCCCGGCTACATCGACTCCCCCACCTACAGCCGCCAGGGCATGTCCCCCACCATCCCCAGGTCCCCCCACCATTTCTATCGCTCAG GCACCGAGAGCGGGCGCAGCTCCCCCTACTATAGCCAGTTAGATGTGAGGTCCTCCACTCCAACCTCATACCAAGCGCCCAAGCATTTCCACATCCCAG CTGCTGGCGAGAGTAACATCTACAGGAAGCCCCCCATCTACAAGCGCCACG CCACGAAAAGCAAAACCAGCGAGGACATCGCGCAGTCATCCAAGTACAGCCCTGCCTACTCCCCGGACCCCTACTACCACTCCGAGTCGGAGTACTGGTCCTTCCAAGGCTCACCCAAAG CTCCCCGGGCCCGGAGGTTCTCGTCAGGTGGTGAAGAGGATGGGTACGACCGGGGCATGCACAAG ATCCAGAGTGGCATCGGGAGGCTGatcctgagggaggagatgaaGGCTCGCTCCAACTCCTACGCAGACCCCTGGACACCCCCTcgcagctcagccagcagcagagaggccctgcacACCGCGGGCTACGAGGGCTCCCTCAACGGCT CTCCCCGAACCCACTACCTGGCTGACAGCG ATCCCCTCATTTCTAAGTCGGCCTCCCTCCCTGCCTACAGGAGGAATGGGCTGCACAGG CCTCCCAGCGCGGAGCTTTTCCACTACGACAGCACCAATGCCGTCAACTGGGGGATGCGAG agTACAAG ATTTACCCCTACGAGCTGCTCCTGGTGAAGACGAGGGGGAGGAACCAGCTGCCCAAAGATGTGGACAGGACTCGGTTAGAG AGGCACCTGTCCCAGGAGGAATTCTACCAGATCTTCGGGATGACCATGGCCGAGTTCGACCGCCTGGCGCTGTGGAAGAGGAACGAGCTGAAGAAGCAGGCCCGGCTGTTTTAA